The Fontisubflavum oceani genomic interval CGCCGAAAATCATCTGCTCGGTCGACCCATCTTGCCGCGTCTCGCCATTGACCCGCAGTCGGAGGCCCAGTTTCTGTGGGTCGCCCACCTCGTCCGGCGTCACTAACCAAGGCCCGATCGGCGCAAAACTGTCGCAGCTCTTGCCTTTGGTCCACTGTCCGGCGCGATGTTTCTGAAAGTCACGCTCTGAGACATCGTTGACCGCCACATACCCTGCAACATGATTGAGAGCCTCCGCTTCGGTCACATGTTTTGCTGGTTTGCCGATAACCACGCCCAATTCTACCTCCCAATCGGTCTTCGCAGACCCGCGCGGGATGTAGATTGTGTCATTCGGCCCAGTGATGGCCGAAGTCGCCTTCATGAAGATCAGAGGTTCAGGCGGCGGCGTGGCCCCAGTCTCCGCCGCGTGATCGGCATAGTTCAGTCCGATACAGATGATTTTGCCTATGCCGGTGAGTGGTGGCCCAAGTCGTGGCGCGCCGGGCACAAGCGGGCCATCGGCGGTGAGGTCGGGCAACCGGGTCAACACGCCGCCACCCAAGTCTGCGACTTGTCCCGAAAGATCCCTAACTTGGCCCGCTGCGTCCAACACCCCGGGCTTCTCCATCCCCGGTGCCCCATATCTTACAAATCGCATCGCGCGTCCTCTTCTAGTCGATCTTCCGAATACCAGCGACCTCGGTTCTGGCGCCGGACAACATCCAAGCGTGTTCCGAGGCAATAAAAAACGCGCTGAACCCATATTGGCGGAGCGCCGCTGCCTTCTCGGCATTTGGCGTGAAAGTCATATACGCTTTGCCAGCCGATTTCGCTGCGTCTCCAACCGCCGCCATGGCGGCCATCAATTCCGGGCTGTCTTGGTTCATTTTGCCATACGCCACGCTCAGGTCGGCGGGCCCGAGAAAAAGCGCATCTATCCCATCGGTCTTGGCAATCGCGCGGGCCTGATCCACCGCCTCGGGGTCTTCGATTTGTGCGATCACGACCGTTTCCTCGGCGCTTTGCGCCAGCAATTCTGGCATCGTGCGGGTGGCAAACCCCGCCCATCGGGTCGAGCCAGCATAGCCGCGCCCGCCATGGCCAAACCGGGCGGCCTTGGCGATCCGCGACGCATCTTCGCCATTCATGATATGAGGCACGACGATGCCAGTGGCACCGGCATCCAGAGCCTGCAAAATATGTTCCGGCGCTGCAGACGGCACCCGCACCAAGACCGGAAAACCGCCAGCCCGGGCCACGGCGAGGCAATTGTTGAGCGTTAGACGATCGAAAGGCGCGTGTTCGGCATCGATACAAACAAAATCGAGGCCCGATAGCATCAGAACCTCCATCACATCGACTGCGGGCGTTTTCATGAAGGTTCCGGCCATAACCTGGCCCGATGCGATCTTCGATTTGAACGTTGTGCTTGCCATGGCCCTGCCTCAGGTGATCCTGCTTTCCTCCTGGGCAACCTGACCGGATCGGGATCGGAATGCAATTGCGCGGATTTAGTCCGCTTCATCACTCTCCGACTCCACGACATCGGGCAGTGGCGCGCTTGGCAGGGCCGCCTCGGGCGGGCGTGGCGCCACCGGCGGCTCCTTGACAGGTTGCGCCTTCGGCACCGGTGCGGGTCCGGTCGTCATCAACATCGCGCGGCGCCCATGTTGCTGCCCCAACCTCCCACGAAATATCGTTTGCCCGGCCGTGTCTTCTAGGCCGACTTTGGTTAAAGCCGCCGCGTCAAACCCGATCAAATCACCAGGGGCCAGCGCTTCCAGTTGTGCAAAACTCCGGCGCACACGGGTCAAGATGACGCCAACGGGCACCTCTGCCTGCCCAACAGCCCGACGAAAGGCGGCCTGCCACGCCGGATCTGGGTCGGCCGATGCCGCCGCTTCCGATGTCATTGCACCGTCGGCAGCAGCGGGCACGGCAAGAAGTAAGGACCCGGATTTTGCGCCCTCCCCCAAGGCCACGTCGACCCCAAACCGGTGATATCCGACATCAGGCATCAAAATCGGCAATTGACGCCGATCCGAGAGCACTCCACCGAAACTCAAGCGTCGGGGCCAATCAACGCCCGAAACCCCGTCCAGTTCAGCTGCAAAGGCCGAAAGCAACAGTTCGACAAAATCCCGGGTCAGTGCGATGTCGATTTTGGTCACGGGGCGGCCCGGCCCCTGCACCCGATCTACCCGACCCGTCGTTTGAACCTCAATCAGCGCATCAACCAAAGGCTGCTGCAGTAGGCACAAGCCGCGCCCATTCTGCGGCGCATCCAAGCCAATCAACAAGCCCCCATCGGGAAGCTCAGTTAGTAAATCGCCCAATGGCAGGCCCCAGTTCACCTCTTCCTTTTGCGGCTCGGGCGACAGCCCTGGAAAGGGTGCGCCAGCCCGACGAACCGCACGCTGAAACGCCCGCCTTGCCCGGGTTCCGCGATCAGGCGCGGGCGTCGCATGCGCCCGCCTTGTCATCCGTTGTATTGCCGAGAGATTGGCGGGTTCCGCCATATCGAGCCTTCCCGTTTGCAGTGTGGCAGCCGTTCAGACCTTATGCGCCCGGCAAGGTTAAAAATCTCTCAACCGCCACCCATCATGCAGCCCTAAGGGCACGCCCCGGCAGACGCACGCGGAAACACGCCCCGGACTGGCCTGGTAAGAACACCAGGCCGCCGCCCAAACGGGCCATGATCTCGCGGCTGATCGCCAACCCTAACCCCGCGCCCGGGGCCTCCCGCGCCGTATCGGCCCGTGCGAATTTTTCAAATATAAGAGCGTGTTGGCGCGCCGGGATGCCCGATCCGTTATCGGCAAACTCAACCTCGGCTCGGCCCGGCAATTGCTTGAGTGTGATCCGAAGCTCCGGGGCCTCTGCATCGCAGTATTTCTGAGCGTTCGAGATCAGATTGATGAAGACCTGCGCCAGACGGTCCGCATCCGTCCAAAGCGGCAAATCTTCCTGGTCTTGCTGCCGAACGATCTTCAATCGCGCGCCATGTTCCAGTGCGCTGGTCGCGTCGATCGCGCGATCCAACACATTGCTGAGTGTTGTCTCCCCTTCGTTCAGCGTCACCCGCCCGTCTTCAAGCACACTCAAATCCAACAGATCATCCAACAAACGGGTAAGTCTGAGGCTCTCGTCATGAATGATCCGGCTAAAGCGCGCGCGCCCCGCACTATCCAAGCCATCGCTTTGCATCAAGATTTCCGAAAACGCCCGGATCGATGTCATCGGTGTGCGTAATTCATGGCTGATCTGGCTGAGAAACGCGTCTTTTTGAACCGACAACTCGGTGAGTTTCTCATTTGCCTCACGAAGCCTTGCGGCCGTCTGCGCCAGTTCGGCGGACTTCGCTTCAAGCTGGCTAGAATACTCCATCATCTGCGCGGTTTCATCGGCCACCGCCAAGAGATCCCGCACCGAGACGCTGGCGCCACCGGTGATCTGCCCGACCATGGCATTTGCAGTGGCCGCGCCGACGGACCCGGCCAACTCCCGCTCCAAGTGCTCCAAGAAATCCGGCGTCGGCTCTGGCAATTGCGCCTCCCGCCCTTGCCCGGCCGCCGCATCCCGAAAGAGCCGCGCGGCGCGCCCTGCCCCCAATATCCGCTGCGCCATGATCAGCAGATCATCCGCCGTACCGGCGCTGCCCTTCCAGGCCAGAGGGGTCTGCGAATGCTCATACACATTGACGAATTGCGCCCCCATGAGCCGTTCCATCGGACTTGGGAAGGTGAAGAGCGAGACCAGGACAAACGCGAAGGTGTTCACCCCAAGCGACAGGATCATCGCGGTCAAAAGCGGGTCGGCACCATCAAGGCCCAAAGGGGTTGCCGGGCGGAGCCAGGCAATGCCAAAAGGCCCGCTCTCCAACACGCCCTGCATCAACCCGGCGGTTGCCGCATTGGGCACCAAAAGCACCCAACCCCAGATCAAGAACCCAAGTCCAATCCCCGCCGCAGCCCCGGGCCGCGTCGCGCCGCGCCAAAAAATCCCGCCCAAAAGCGCGGGCAAGACCTGCGCCACGCCGAGAAACGCGATCAGGCCAATCGAGGCCAACGCATCGTCGCCGCCGGAGAGCCTGTAATAGAGCAGGCCAAGCGTCAAAACGCCCGCGATGCTCAACCGCCGCGCCATCAGAGCCACGCGGCGCATATCCCCGGACATCGGGTTTTCGCCTTTCGTGGCCCGCATCCAAAGCGGCACGATGATGTGGTTCGACACCATCGTGCTCAGCGCCAGTGCCGCGATGATCACCATCGAAGTCGCGGCCGAAAACCCACCCAGAAAGGCAAAAAGCGCAAGCCCGCCCTGCCCTAGTTCCAGCGGAAGGGTCAGCATGAACAGATCGGGGTTCGCGCCCGCGGGCATCATCTGCAACCCAACCACCGCAATCGGGATCACAAAGAGGCTCATAAGCAGCAAATAGAGCGGGAAGGCCCAACTCGCCGTCGCCAGATGCCGCTCATCGGCATTTTCAACAACCAGGACCTGAAACATGCGCGGCAGGCATAAGATGGCTGCGCCGCTGAGCACGGTCAGCCCGACCCAACGCGCGCCGTTGGAGGTCCATTTCGCGATCGGACTATCTTCGACCCGCGCCAGAATATCCGCTGGCCCATCGGCCAAGCCCCAGACAACGAAAGCGCCAACCGCGATCAGCGCAAAAAGCTTCACAATCGCTTCCAATGCGATCGCTGAGACGAGTCCGGGATGACGCTCATTCACATCGAGCGACCGGGTTCCAAAGATGATTGTGAACAGCGCCAGACCACCGGCGACCCAGATCGCAGTGCTCTCGGCATCCGGCTGTCCCAATGCTCCCGGTCGGACGAAAACCGAGAAAGAAAGCGTCACCGATTGCAACTGGAAGCGCGATATAGGGCGTCGTGCCGATCACCGCCAGGACCGTGACCAGCGCCGCCAGACCGCCGGATTTGCCATAGCGGCTTGAGATCATATCGGCGATCGAGGTGATCCGCTGCGCCCGCCCGATCCGTACCATCTTCCGCAGCAGCCAAAACCAGCCGATAAAGACCAGCGTCGGCCCCAGATAGATCGTCATGAATTCGAGGCCGGACCGCACCGCCGAGCCGACCGCACCGTAGAAGGTCCACGCGGTGGTATAGATCGACAGGCTCAGCGTGTAGACCAAAGGCGAACTCAGCCATCTCGCCTTGCCCAAAGAGGCCCGTCTTTCCGCCCAGAACGCGACCCAAAAGAGCCCCGCCACGTAGACAATGCAAACCGCAACCAAGCCATTGAAGGACAACATGTTAGCTACCGTCCGGCTGGTCCGGGCCGCGCGGGGTGATCCGGTTCAGCGCCGCGGCCAAACCGGCGGCCACCCCAATCAAAATCAGCCAAACCACCAGGAAATAGACAAGCCAACGGGCGGTGCCGCCACCGACACCAGAATCGGTGGTGAGAATAAAGACCGGCCCGAAAAACATCAGCGCGCCCAAGACCGGCAGCAACTTGGCCGCATCTTGCAGTCGGTTCCGCCGGTAGGTTCGGCGCTCCAAGAACACGCGCTGCTTAAGAGCCTTGCGCGACTCTGGCGCAGTCCCATTGGGTTTGTCGCGGCTCACGACGCGATCCCTTGACCACTGACCTCGTCGGTACCGTCTTTCCCAGCCACATGACGTAAGGTGTCCAGCATTTCAGAATTGGAGAACGGTTTTGTCAGATAGGCGTTCGCGCCAAGTGCCAAGGCCATATCGCGATCCTTGGCCTGCCCCTTCGCGGTCAACATCAGAACCGGCAGATGTTCGGTTTCGGCACCGCTTCGCAATTCGCGCAGAATGTCCAAGCCCGACCGACCGGGCAGCATGACATCCAGCACCACCACATCCGGTTCGACCCGCATCACCGCGTCCAGCGCGGTTGCGCCATTGCCATGGCCATGCACCTCCCATCCGTCACGCGACAGGATAAAGCTGATGGCTTCCAGAATGTTGGCCTCGTCCTCGACCAATAAGACTCGCGTGCCCAAACCACTCTCCTCCACTGGTCAGGCGCTCCCAACTCTCACACTGCCCGATTTCGGTGCAATGTCAAACGCCTCCGGCCCCTGACCTCAACTCACCAAGCTGGCCGCGCGCCGCGCACCACATTCCGCACGCGGGCAGACAGCGCAGCCAGGGCCGACCGGTTGTGCATCCTTGTGCAGCTCATCGTCGAGGGGCTTCAGTAACATCGTCGCCCGCATCACCGGCTCTGTGCCAAAGCCCACCGGCGCAATCGGCTGGCAAATCGCCCAGGCTTGAAACTGCGCCCCGTTGGGCAAGTCCAAAATGGCGGTCTCCGGCACCATCGGACGGCTCAGCGCGTGATAGAGCGGCCATAGAGGACAGCCCGCCCCAAAGCGCGGGATTGAAAAGGCATTGATCCGGCGGCGGAAGAGCAATGCCCCCGCCGCATCGCACACGGCCAGGCCGAGCGCTGGCGCACCGCTGCTGCGCGGCAGGGTCGCCAAGCGCCGTAGGACAAGCGCCACATCCCCCCTGCCTGTGGCAAAAGCGGCTCAGGCGCGAATTCGGCCGCAATGGCGGCCTCTAAGAATGGTTTGATCGGCAGACGCGCGGCGTCTTCGGCGTAGCCATGCAAGAGTTGGTTGGCCAAGACTCGCGTGGCCTCATCCTCCATCCCGGGCGCGTCTGCCAAAAGCTTGGGGATCGCCGCCACCCCTCCGGCCTCAATTGCCGGAAAATGATGGTCCGCCGCATCAAACAGCGCCTCGACCGTTTCTTGCGGCGTCGATGGCGTGCCTTTCCGGCGGCCTTGGTCTTCAAAATGCGCCAACATAGCTGTCGCGCGGGTCGAAAGCCGCTCCGCCTCTTCATGCAGGTTGCGGTGAAACCGTGTGCGCCATTGCGGCTCAATATCCGGCTCACGGACAAGAATGTCGGCCGTGGACCTGATCGCCGCAACGGTGGAGAGCACTTCATGCATCGCCTCGGCCAGAACCGGATCATGGCTCAACCGGTCATGCAGACCATCGACCAAACCCTCTAACCCGGCAATCCGCTTATGCTGCGCCGCGATCAAGCCGGTCCAACCCGGAAACCGGCCCGCAATCTCGTCAATCCGATCTGTCTCAGGCGTTGGGCCAAAGCTGGTCGCCGTTTCTGCAGCCGCCCCCTGTAGCGCATCGAACAGTGTTGCATCGGCCCCTTCGCTCAACGCGGCGGGCTCGACCTCAAGCCGTTTTGCCAAATCGATCAAGAGCTTCCCGCCGATCCGGCGCCGATTATGCTCGATCAGATTGAGATAGCTTGCCGAAATGCCCACCGCCTCGGCCAATGCGGTCTGCTTCAAACCCATGACCGTGCGCCGCTCCCGAATGCGGCTCCCGGTGAGGGTGTGGCGGCGGTGCGAACTGGGCGGTTTCGTCATCGGGGCCTGCTACGATCCTGCGAAGGTGTCAAAACCTTTACAGACCGAGGCGTCAAACTCAACGCCCCTCGTCGTCGCAGAGGCCGCCTCTCTCAAAAGGTGCTCTTTGAGCAGTTGGGCAACTCTCAGAGGGTGCCGCCACCGAGGGCCCATTCGCACCGACACCGCGCGCCCCTTTGGAAGCGCGGTGTCTCAATCTGCGCAGGGTCAGCCGCGCCGTTCGGCCAGCATCAACTGCGTGCGCTTCAACTCGCGCAAGACGCGGTCGGCCTGGATTTGCGGCATGAGGCTCAGCTTCATCTGCAGCGCCATCAAGATAAGGACCGCACCGGGCAGGCCCCATTTCAACGCCAGCAGAATGTCACCTGCGGCAAAGAACTGCACCGCGCAATACGCACCAATCACAAACAGCGCGACTTGCACAATCATCACCACCCACGTGACCCAGCCCAGTTTGCCCCGGAACTGCGCCCGGCCCAGTTGGAACCAGCCTTGTTCCTCGGTCGCTTCCAAGATAG includes:
- a CDS encoding HpcH/HpaI aldolase family protein, producing MASTTFKSKIASGQVMAGTFMKTPAVDVMEVLMLSGLDFVCIDAEHAPFDRLTLNNCLAVARAGGFPVLVRVPSAAPEHILQALDAGATGIVVPHIMNGEDASRIAKAARFGHGGRGYAGSTRWAGFATRTMPELLAQSAEETVVIAQIEDPEAVDQARAIAKTDGIDALFLGPADLSVAYGKMNQDSPELMAAMAAVGDAAKSAGKAYMTFTPNAEKAAALRQYGFSAFFIASEHAWMLSGARTEVAGIRKID
- a CDS encoding response regulator transcription factor is translated as MGTRVLLVEDEANILEAISFILSRDGWEVHGHGNGATALDAVMRVEPDVVVLDVMLPGRSGLDILRELRSGAETEHLPVLMLTAKGQAKDRDMALALGANAYLTKPFSNSEMLDTLRHVAGKDGTDEVSGQGIAS
- a CDS encoding FliM/FliN family flagellar motor switch protein, coding for MTRRAHATPAPDRGTRARRAFQRAVRRAGAPFPGLSPEPQKEEVNWGLPLGDLLTELPDGGLLIGLDAPQNGRGLCLLQQPLVDALIEVQTTGRVDRVQGPGRPVTKIDIALTRDFVELLLSAFAAELDGVSGVDWPRRLSFGGVLSDRRQLPILMPDVGYHRFGVDVALGEGAKSGSLLLAVPAAADGAMTSEAAASADPDPAWQAAFRRAVGQAEVPVGVILTRVRRSFAQLEALAPGDLIGFDAAALTKVGLEDTAGQTIFRGRLGQQHGRRAMLMTTGPAPVPKAQPVKEPPVAPRPPEAALPSAPLPDVVESESDEAD
- a CDS encoding DUF6768 family protein, whose protein sequence is MSKLDQLIEEALRTEDRAILEATEEQGWFQLGRAQFRGKLGWVTWVVMIVQVALFVIGAYCAVQFFAAGDILLALKWGLPGAVLILMALQMKLSLMPQIQADRVLRELKRTQLMLAERRG
- a CDS encoding helix-turn-helix domain-containing protein — encoded protein: MTKPPSSHRRHTLTGSRIRERRTVMGLKQTALAEAVGISASYLNLIEHNRRRIGGKLLIDLAKRLEVEPAALSEGADATLFDALQGAAAETATSFGPTPETDRIDEIAGRFPGWTGLIAAQHKRIAGLEGLVDGLHDRLSHDPVLAEAMHEVLSTVAAIRSTADILVREPDIEPQWRTRFHRNLHEEAERLSTRATAMLAHFEDQGRRKGTPSTPQETVEALFDAADHHFPAIEAGGVAAIPKLLADAPGMEDEATRVLANQLLHGYAEDAARLPIKPFLEAAIAAEFAPEPLLPQAGGMWRLSYGAWRPCRAAAVRQRSAWPCAMRRGHCSSAAGSMPFQSRALGRAVLYGRSITR
- a CDS encoding fumarylacetoacetate hydrolase family protein yields the protein MRFVRYGAPGMEKPGVLDAAGQVRDLSGQVADLGGGVLTRLPDLTADGPLVPGAPRLGPPLTGIGKIICIGLNYADHAAETGATPPPEPLIFMKATSAITGPNDTIYIPRGSAKTDWEVELGVVIGKPAKHVTEAEALNHVAGYVAVNDVSERDFQKHRAGQWTKGKSCDSFAPIGPWLVTPDEVGDPQKLGLRLRVNGETRQDGSTEQMIFGVPKLISYLSDFFTLQPGDIIATGTPPGVGAGMTPPVFLAPGDEITLEIDGLGQQNMTVEAG
- a CDS encoding short-chain fatty acyl-CoA regulator family protein, with product MCDAAGALLFRRRINAFSIPRFGAGCPLWPLYHALSRPMVPETAILDLPNGAQFQAWAICQPIAPVGFGTEPVMRATMLLKPLDDELHKDAQPVGPGCAVCPRAECGARRAASLVS